CATTTTGAAAATAGGGAAAGTGAAAGGGATTCATTGTATCCTTGGTAATTAATCATTGATATTAGGGCGCTTCAGTTTGAGTGAGTTTTAAACCACCGATTTCTGAAGCTAAAAGTGTCGATTTCTATTGCGTAGGGGTTGCTTATGCAATCACCATCGGCATCATCGACCTCAATTTATTTTCCAAGGGCTTCCTTTCTTCTAAAGGCAAGGATGTAGTATTGATGCGCCTTGGGAATATCGCGCTCAATCCCGTCACCCGCCTCGTACATCCTTGCCACTTGGAACATGGATTTGCCATGCTTGGAGATTTCTGCCGCTTTTTTGTAGAGCTCAAACGCCTTTTTCTTATCCAGCGGAAGACCATCTCCTGTCGCATAGCGGTTTGCCAGAGTATGCTGTGCGGACGGATGGTTCTGATCGGCAGCAAGATGTAGGTAGTGAATCCCCTCTTCCATGTCGATCTCCACGCCCTCCCCCCTTAGCTTCATCTGGGCATAGGTATACTGTGCCCGGCTATCTCCACGATCAGCGCATCTTTTATAGAGAGCGCACGCTTCCGCTTTATTAACCGCAGTTCCCTCGCCATGATACAAAGCCCTTGCAAGACTGGATTCTGCAAGAGCGTATCCCTTAGAAACCGCCCTTTTAAAGAGTTCATAGGCCCGGGGCAAGTCCTTAGGTATATGCTCACCGCTTTGCAGCTCCAAAGCGAGTGCATACTCTGCATTAGACAGTTTTAAAATTTCGGCATTTTCCTCGATGAGCTTAAGTGCCACAGCTGGGTTGGCATCAACCCCTTTGCCGTTTAAAAGGTACTGAGCATAATTGAAACGTGCTTTCGGATGACCCAGGGCTGCCGCTACTCTCCAGTAATAGGCCACTTCAGCATTTTTCTCTCCCTCGGGATATTTTTTGTATAGGATCACACCCATTGCATAACAGCAATCAGTACTTCCAAGCCAAGCGCCCCTCCGATAATACTTTAACTCGTTATCTTGACCTTGGTTAGGGGCAGCCGGATCGCTTGAACTTAAGCAAGCGAGGGTATACGCACTTCGGGCATAGCCTCTTTTCAGCATATCTTCCAGAATATGACTAAAAAGCGATCTTTGCTCTTCTGTTATTGATTCTTCGAAAATCGATTTCCACATGCCGTTCAAAACACCTCCGAACTGTCCTTCCAGTTCGCGCTGGCGCAACAGCTTAAGGGACAAATTCTCTTTTTCGTCGGGGAGCAGTAAGGTTTCATCGGGTCTAAAATATGTTAATCTGGATACAGGCGCCTCAAGCGTGCTGCCCTCGCTACGGACTTTTTTTGTCAGAGCTCCAGCTGTCGATGCATCTGTATTCAAAGCATCTTCTTGCTTTCGTTTCACCCCTTTACTCGCCCTTTCCTCCGCAGGCTCCTTTACAACTACCGCAGGGAGTGTCTGCCCTGAAAAAATTGCCGGGAAAACCGCTTTTATTGTAGGCAAGGGGATCACCGGATAGGGGATCTGGAAAGGAATCTTCCCCAAGGGATTGAATAGAGCCGGATTGGACATCAAATGCTGCGCAGGCACTCCCTGCTTGAAAAGAGGCTGCAGAAGAGGACCGGGCGCCATCGGCTCCTGCTGGGGAGAAGTTGTCTGTCTCGAATTCAAAGAAACAAACTGTGGAAGATGGGGAAAGTTAATGGGATTCATCGGTTTATCCTAAATTATAAATGATTTGAATTAGGGCGCTCGAGTTTGAGTGAGATTTCACACTGCCACTTTACTTGAGCTAAAAACTGCGTTTTTAATTGGAAGGTTGTGGATGCCTAAATTACTCCCTCATTGTTCATTTCCATCTGCATCATCGATTTCAATTTATTTTCCATGGGCACCCCCCTCCTTAGAAGCAAGGAAATAGTATTGACGTGCTTTGAGAATGTTGTGCTCAATCCCGTCGCCTCTCTCGTACATTTTTCCCACCCGTAACATGGACTTTACATGCTTTGAGTCATCGGCTGCTTTTTTATAGAGATCAAACGCTTTCTTCTTATCCTTCGGAAGGCCATCTCCTGCCGCGTAGCGGTTAGCCAGAGCATGCTGTGCGGATGGAAAATTCTGATCGGCAGAGAGATGTAAGTAGCGAATGGCCTCTTCTACATCGGCCGTAACACCATCGCCCGTGAACTTCATCAAGGCATAGTTATACTGAGCTTTTCGATCGCCGCGATCAGCACATCTTTTATAGAGAGCGCACGCTTCCGGTTTATCGACCGCGGTTCCCTCACCATAAAACAAGGCCCATGCCAGCGTGGACTCCGCCAGAGTATGTCCCTTAGAAGCCGCCCTTCTTAAAAGATCGCAGGCTCGCGGCAAGTCTTCAGCTATATGTTCACCGCTACGCAACTCCGTAGCGAGCTTATACTCTGCATCAGGCTGGTTTAAAATTTCGGCATTCTCCTTCAATAGCTTAAGTGCCACGGCCGGATCGGCTTCGACCCCATTACCCTGCAAAAGGAGGCAAGCGTAGTTGAAGCGCGCATTCGGATGTCCAAGGGCTGCCGCTACTCTCCAGTAACTCGCCAC
The sequence above is drawn from the Estrella lausannensis genome and encodes:
- a CDS encoding SEL1-like repeat protein, which translates into the protein MNPINFPHLPQFVSLNSRQTTSPQQEPMAPGPLLQPLFKQGVPAQHLMSNPALFNPLGKIPFQIPYPVIPLPTIKAVFPAIFSGQTLPAVVVKEPAEERASKGVKRKQEDALNTDASTAGALTKKVRSEGSTLEAPVSRLTYFRPDETLLLPDEKENLSLKLLRQRELEGQFGGVLNGMWKSIFEESITEEQRSLFSHILEDMLKRGYARSAYTLACLSSSDPAAPNQGQDNELKYYRRGAWLGSTDCCYAMGVILYKKYPEGEKNAEVAYYWRVAAALGHPKARFNYAQYLLNGKGVDANPAVALKLIEENAEILKLSNAEYALALELQSGEHIPKDLPRAYELFKRAVSKGYALAESSLARALYHGEGTAVNKAEACALYKRCADRGDSRAQYTYAQMKLRGEGVEIDMEEGIHYLHLAADQNHPSAQHTLANRYATGDGLPLDKKKAFELYKKAAEISKHGKSMFQVARMYEAGDGIERDIPKAHQYYILAFRRKEALGK